Below is a genomic region from Lineus longissimus chromosome 4, tnLinLong1.2, whole genome shotgun sequence.
CTTTATGTTAACTTGGCGATTGCCTTTTGTATCGTATGTGTAATTCGGCAATGCGTCGAAAAGAGCGAATGTCTCGTCTAGGTTTGCAATGAAAGATGGTGCGGTATCTCGAACTGTGTTATGAAATGCATTCCTAAAGTTGGTCACCACCTCATCAGCATGTTCCGGAAGTTGCTTGTCATCCTTGGTTTTCCGTCGGCATGTAATGCCGTGTCTTTTAAGGAAACCTAAACGCCATCCGTTAGATGCGGTGAAAACGGAAAGTGTCGGCTGCTCACGCAAAATAACCGCTTGACGGTCCATCCCAAGGTCATCCCACCAATCTGTGTACAACCGTAATGCCTCGTGGGATATCTGTCGTCCTGCGATGGGCATACCTAGACCACGTTGCATCATAAACCAGTCGTACAAATTTCTTTCCATCTCCGGAAATAGTCCTGAAAATACAGAAGGCAAAAGGCATGAATTAAGCGGTGTCGCATCGCAATTTTCAATGCTAAAGGTTTCAACATCTCaagcaaaattgaagaaacattatAGCAAAAATCGGTAAGGAATTACACTAACCTATTCCTCTCTCAAAGCACGCTTGCTCAGTTCCTCTTCTCTTTGAGTCCTCTCGATGCTGGAGGATAACCCCCTCATCGTTTAACCAACCAAAGAACGTATACCGTGATAAGTTGTTGTCTTTTGCAAATGCAGAAgctgaaacattttcattatttgcctGGAGGAGTCTAAAATCTGTGAGCAGTTTGACCTTTTCATTTAATGAATAGTGGCGACGGCGTTTAGGGGCAGGCTGCGGCTCCATAACTTCTTCCTCCATCCCTTGCTCAGTTCGTGGCAATGCTCGGTTCGTGATAATGCATGTAGTCCTCGGTACGGAGGATCTTCATTtcccaatgacaatgacaatttgtgttcatcccaatactttgcttttaaagggttaataatgaGGGTCGTGTCGTCGATGCCCATTGAATTACAGAACGGGATTCCACTTCATTGGCGTGATGCAATCGATCTTCAAGCCACGAAAACCAATCTTTAATAGAGTGAATGCTCAACATGATTAGGCCCAGTTGATTTCCGATGACCCATCATTCAAAGGAATGGGTGTTTCTAATACCAGctagatacatgtaggcctcctaTCGTGGGCCTTTTTTAATGTACAGAAGTACATCCCGAGCATTgtgtgtcttggaggtgaggatatccagtatatatatatgtatgtttattcgtacatcAAAAGAGTACACTTCTTAACCTAGTGCATAATGGTgcagtgcatttacatgtatagtgcgTGCATTAATTAGACGTATTACAATAATGACAAGTGGAAATTAATTAACACACAGATGAAAAATGATGTCGCCAATCTCATTCATCGTCAAGATACCTAACCCATTCTCTCTAATACCTAGCAACTCCTTAATTTGGGCTGCCACCAGTCTCAAGTCTATACTACAATTCTGAGTACTTCTTTGTACAATATCCTTAGTCATTTGGGGTAAACTTGGGAGCTCAAATCGGTCCCACCTATACTTGTTCACAGTAAAATTGAAGCTTTTCCCAATTGCTGAACGACTACCGTTTATAATAATGTCTTTGCACAACTTAACATAAATGTTCTTAGATTTAAAGATgctaacaaaatatttcacaaatcgTTTTTCTACTTGAAATTCTATAGACAAATCGTCTAATATTAGTGGAAGAAGGGCACAATGAGTGCGATACGGCAGGTTAAGGAGGTTTCTAATGCACTTCCTCCATGCAACAAATATATTCTCCATGCCTTGCGTTGACAGATCCCATCCCTGATaaccatataaagacatacaGTGCGATTTAAATAACCGATACTTAACATCAATACTTGCAAACCGAAATTGTGATACCAATAAATTTGTCCTTTTGTACAGATCATTTACACCACTCTGAAGTTTTTTATTCATTGAAGACTCTCCAAAAATCACACCCAGATGAATTTCTGAAATAGAAGGACGAAGTACCACCCCTTCAAACTCGATCACTATATCTATACCGCCATTTTTCCCAAATACAAGAAACTTGCTCTTTGCAGCATTGAATGTTATCATAAACTCGACCGAGTAACTGGACGCAACTTTGAGCATCTTTCTTAGTGCTGCTAACGTTGGAGCTAAAATAATCACATCATCAGCATAGGCAAATGCACCAGCAAACAACATGCCAATATAACATCCAACCCCCGACTTTTCTAATGAAAATAACAGCTCATCAAGATAGATACTAAACAAGATTGGGGACAAAACACCACCTTGCTTCACCCCATTTCTAGCTGTAAATACATTTGAACGCTGGTCACCCCACCTCACACTTATTCTCTGATTGGTGTATAACACAGCTAGAAAACGAGCGATAAGAGGACATAACCCCTTTTTTAATAGAAGACGAAATAACTTAATGAACTGTACCCTATCGAACGCCTTAGAAGCGTCAAGCATTATACAGTAGACATTTGTAGCCTGTTTATTATAATACTCTATAACTTCGTTCACAACGGTACCACAGGTTGCAGTTGATAAACCAGTTTTAAAGCCAAACTGACCATCGGAAGATGACAGAACCCCATTgtatttatgaagaaaaaaatatagtCCAGAATCTTGCCTAATGTACTACTAATCGAGATCCCCTGTAATTATCTGAGGAATTAATCGACTTCCTACTACTTTTCGGAATTGGTATCACCGTAGTTTTTACAAAGTCTCCTACACAACAACCATGACTGAccattgatgatgataacaatgaaatcATGACTCTCAACCTTGGACTCCCCTGTATAAAGTTATCTGTTTTCAGGCCCTGTATACTATCACTCTTCCCTTTCTTCAGTTTTTTTATACCCATCTCTACTTCTTCAAGCGAAATTGCATGACGTTCCTTACAACGACCCATACAGCACTTTTCTCTAACCCCAACGTCTATGTCCCTTAAAAGCACTTCCATATCACCATCGTCGTAGGACACTGAATTATATACACGTTTAAACTTATCTGCAAAAACTTTGCAAATTGCCTCGTCCCCTTCAACCTTATCCATCGTATTAGGAAGGACGTTTTTACCCTTATTGATTGTTTTGACCTCTTTCCAGAAATCCCTGCTATTCTTGTTTTCCATTTTGTTTGCCAATTTGTTGGCCGCTGACCTTTCCTTATCCTTTTTAATCCTCCTAACCGCATAATGATAAACCGCCCTAGTCCGTCGACGTATGTCGGCAACTATACCATTATGTGGTCGACCGTTATCTACCCAAATAGAATGCCATAAAATGGCCTTTTCTCTGTATTCTTTCACCTTATCATTCCAGTCTGCAGTACCCGGAGCTTGTTTAATTTTTGAACTTGGGATTGTGGCCTTACTGGCATTTAAGCATGCCTCAGTAATTGCATTGTGGAACAACTCAAAACTTTGCAAATTGCCTCGTCCCCTTCAACCTTATCCATCGTATTAGGAAGGACGTTTTTACCCTTATTGATTGTTTTGACCTCTTTCCAGAAATCCCTGCTATTCTTGTTTTCCATTTTGTTTGCCAATTTGTTGGCCGCTGACCTTTCCTTATCCTTTTTAATCCTCCTAACCGCATAATGATAAACCGCCCTAGTCCGTCGACGTATGTCGGCAACTATACCATTATGTGGTCGACCGTTATCTACCCAAATAGAATGCCATAAAATGGCCTTTTCTCTGTATTCTTTCACCTTATCATTCCAGTCTGCAGTACCCGGAGCTTGTTTAATTTTTGAACTTGGGATTGTGGCCTTACTGGCATTTAAGCATGCCTCAGTAATTGCATTGTGGAACAACTCAATTTCCTCATGATGTATATCGCAAAAAGGATTCCTACAGTTGATAGCCTCAAATGGGATATGTATATCACCCAAGTACCCATCGAGCAAGACACCGTAATTTACTATGTCTCCCGGTTTAGCCTTTTCCCACACCGCCTCCAACCTAGGCGCATTTGCCTTGGGGTTGCCGCGTACCATTTGAGGGACATCCATACCAAGATGCAAACTGGAATGATCAGATAGATTATGACCCATATGACAAACCTTATACAGGTTGATGCGTTCACACACGCTTTCAGATACTATAAATTGGTCAATTAAGGATCTACCACCATTCGCCTTACTCTCGT
It encodes:
- the LOC135486057 gene encoding major centromere autoantigen B-like, which gives rise to MEEEVMEPQPAPKRRRHYSLNEKVKLLTDFRLLQANNENVSASAFAKDNNLSRYTFFGWLNDEGVILQHREDSKRRGTEQACFERGIGLFPEMERNLYDWFMMQRGLGMPIAGRQISHEALRLYTDWWDDLGMDRQAVILREQPTLSVFTASNGWRLGFLKRHGITCRRKTKDDKQLPEHADEVVTNFRNAFHNTVRDTAPSFIANLDETFALFDALPNYTYDTKGNRQVNIKSSRGNTRLGCSVTLGITSNGRKMPCHITFKTPTIAAREELRANPPPNVHIAHTETGWVRTQVLLDLIEEIVIPFVGADVPYIHLWDRARVHLNDDVAMRVVEIGGIIELIPPKCTPLLQPLDLTVMGSFKSKLRSNWRAWKEAHTVDGQCPPICHLDVARLIGAAWDEVPPNVVISGFRAAGILGDGNDEDGDGNGGHEVEANDDEEGDGLEYLPVMEQDQ